GCCATTCTGTCAGCAGCTCATCAGCTTTTTCTGGCATAGAGCCGACTAGCGCTTGACCGACATCTGACTTTTCGGTGAAGAGAACGATAACACCTGCTGCGTGCTCTAAAATATGGCTGCGTTTAATGACAGGCACACCATGATTTGCAGCGTCAGCGCGCCCTTCAGTGAACCCAAGCGATACGATACGGGTAATGTTTTGATAACCCTCGTTATTCATCGCTAGCAGGGTTAGCCGCGTGTCTTCATTCTCCATGATGACTTCGCTACCGATAATCGGCTTGATACCAGCGCCAAGGCAGGCACGATAGAACTTCACCGTGGCATAAAGGTTGGATAGATCAGTTAACGCCAGCGCGCGTTGATTATCCGCCGCCGCCGCTTTGATAAGCGGCTTGATGCGCACGATAGAATCGGTGATCGAATATTCGCTGTGAATACCAAGGTGTACAAATGCCATAGAGGACTCTTACTGATACGATCAAAAGGAAATAGATTATTAAGAAAATAAATTTATTATTATCAATGCTTTAATTGGTATTTTAGAATTAATTGGAAGTAAGTAAGACGTCGATAGCCATATTTATTCCTTTTAAATTTAGCTGCTAATAATAGCATTATTTGGTACGTACAGCCACCGATTCAAGGGTATGAATCGGTGATTATGAATTAAACAATCGTTAATCATACTTAGCGAAATAATCAATTCTATTTTCCAGCTTACTCTAAAGTCGTATATTCAACATTAGAGAATCTATGAGTGAATATTTATATGCACAAATATGAATATAGACTTTTGTTCTTAATTCATTGTAATGCAAAGTTAATTTGACTATATTGTGCATGTAATCAAATAGATAAAAATGGTAAGACTATGAGTAATATTACAAAGTTACCTGCATTTGGTGAACTGCTGAATGCTGGTATACAAACAATAAAGAATCTGAGCACGCGCAACACGATTGGTAGAACTGTTTTTTATCGTGAGTTTGAAAAGCTGGCACAGATAGTAGCGGATCATAAAGAAATCAACTTCATAAGTAATCATAACGTGCGTCATGAATGTCATGAAGGTTCGCCTTGTTATGATGAAATTGTTGATTTGGTCTTATTATGCTTATCTGCAACAGGTTTAATAAAAGAGGATAGGTTTAGTTTAGTGCCTAATTTAAATCAAAACTTCGCTAATTTTATTACTTTCGATGAAAAAGTAACGCCCAAAAATATTATACGTTTAGATCCTTTTGGTAAGACTTATTTTTGGTTATCGGGTAATAACTTTACCCAGTATGTTAATGAAGGCATACCTAACAATGATTATATTGCTAATTTGAAGCGTTTCGACAATAAGGCGTTTGCAGATTTAAAGAAAGTAAATATTGCTGCTTATGGTAAGAATGGGGACGTGCTTATTAATCATTTAATTGATGAGACTCAAAGACGAACCTCTATTTTTATGAATAATTATGCAGATGCTACAGTGGGTAATGACTTTGTCAAAGTTACTCCTGATATGATTATGGCACAAATTGAAAGTCTGTCGCCCTTACAGTTTGAATGGTTTTGTCTCAAGCTAATTGAACGTTCTTTAGAGATTGAAAGCCCTGAGAGTAATTTGACGTCACGTCATACTGGTCGCTCGAATGATAATGGTATTGATGGTCTTATCATTCAAGATTTTCCAGATGGTGAAGTACATAATTATTATATTCAAGCTAAGTTATATAGTGCTGGTAACAATATATCTAACGGTGATCTAAGAAACTTTGTAGGTGCTTATCCGCCACAAAAAACCAATCATCATGGCTTATTTATTACTACAACAAGCTTTACCAAGCCCGCTCAAGATTATGCCAATTCTACTGATTCCCATAGCCTTATCTTAATTGATCAAATGAACTTAATAGAGCTAATGATGCAACATAAAGTTGGTTTGAAGGAAGTTAATGCTAGACCAAAATTACTATTAGATAATGACTTTTTTGGAAAGATAAAGCTATATTGATTTGTCATTGTTGGTTGAAGCATGATTTTCTGTGCATTAATAATATTAAAAAAGCCTTCTATATCATAATGATGTAGAAGGCTCTGATAGGCGAAAGATTTACGATTATTTAGCTAATATTTAACGCTTATCATGTTTATCACTATACTCTATCCAGAAGTCTGCATTTTCAACGCCTGCTTTTCTAGGGTCAAAGACAGGATCGAGTCCTAGCTTCATTTGCTCGTCATAGTCTTTTAACACTTTTAGCGCCGTTTTGCTGAGTAAGACGATGGCGATGAAGTTAAGGTAACACATACTGCCGAAACCAATATCGCCTAGCGCCCACATCATACCTACTGACTGTATACTACCGCTAAAGCAAACGATTAAAAATACAATTTTTAGTAATGGTTTTAAGATAGGATAGCGCATCTTGCTGTCTAGATATACCATCGTTGTTTCAGCGATATAGTAATAAGCAATCAAGCAGGTAAAGGCAAATAAGAAGATGGCAATAGCGACGAAGCCACTACCATATTGGGTAAATACCGTTGAGACTGCTGCTTGGGTAAATGCCGTTCCAGCTGCAATGCCTGGCATGTTTTCAACCAGCACCAAGCCTTCTGCGGGAATGACGTTGTACATGCCTGTCGATAAAATCATTAGGGCTGTTGCGGTACAGACGAGCACAGTGTCAATGTAGATAGAGAAACTTTGCACTAAACCTTGCTTGGCAGGATGTGAGACTTCTGCTGCCGCTGAACTGAAAGTGGCTTCGCCTGCACCAGCAACGTTTGAGAATACAGCACGGCGCACACCCCAAGAGATTGCTAGACCGACAATACCGCCAAAGACGGCATCCATACCAAACGCACTTTTGAAGATAAGCGCGAACATGGCTGGTAGGTTTGAGGCGTTAAACACTAAGACGATGATCATCATCAAAACATAGCCGATCGCCATAATAGGCACGACCTTGCCAGCGAAGCTTGCAATACGTTTTATGCCACCAAATATGATAAATGCTAACAGCGCAACGATAATGAAACCAGTTGCAACAGGTGGGATATTAAAAGCAGTATTAAAAGAATCAGCGATGGTGTTGGCTTGTACGCCAGGCACCAAAATACCATATGATAGGCAGGTAACAGCCGCAACGACAATGGCAAAAGGCTTCATTTTGAGCCCACGCTCGATATAAAAGGGTGAGCCGCCACGATACTGGTCATCAACGGTATGCTTATATACCTGTGCAAGTGTTGACTCGATAAAGGCACTGGCACCGCCAAGCAGACCCATGACTATCATCCAAAATACTGCGCCAGGTCCACCAGCTGCGATTGCGGTGGCAACCCCTGCAATGTTACCGACGCCGATTCGGCCTGATAAGGCCATACTAAAGGCTTGGAATGAGCTAATACCTTGGGTTGATGTTTGCTTGTCAAACAACAGCCTAACCATCTCTTTGAGATAGCGAAACTGGACACCGCGAGTCATCACGGTAAAATAAATGCCGACACCGAGTGCTAAATAAACTAACGCATCGCTCCATATATAGCCGACGATGGTATTAATAATCGCTTCCATGGCCTTACTTCCCTGTAAGTATGTGACTAAAGGCTTAAATCATTTAAGCTGTTTTTTTTATTGATGACTGTACTGACTGAACACGCTTGCTAATTAACCAGCCAAATAGTCTTGGTCTGTGCGTATTGTGATAAGGCTTCTAAACCATTGTCACGACCGCCAAACCCTGATTGTTTATAGCCACCAAATGGCGTCGTGATATCACCTTCTGAAAAACCATTGATTGAAACCGTACCCGCTTTGATGGACGATGCCACACGATAAGCGCGCTTGATGTTCTGTGTATAAAAAGAAGCGGCGAGCCCATAGTTGGTTTCATTGGCTAATTTGATGGCTTCTTCTTCCGTCTCAAAGCTTGTCACCGCCAGCAAAGGACCAAAGACTTCTTCCTTGAACAAAATCATATCGGCTGTAACATCATCAAAAATAGTGGGTTCAATATACCAGCCGCTACCTAAATCTTCACGAATGTTGCCACCTGCAATGATCGTTGCGCCTTCATCTTTTGCGGTCCGTAAATAATGCGAAACCTTGTCAAAATGTGCTTTTTCTATCATAGGACCAATGGCGGTATCAGAGTCATAAGGTGATCCGACCTTCCAACCTTTCAGACCATTTTTTAGTTGCTCAAGTAACGCTTGTTTTTGACTGCTGTGGACTAATAAGCGTGAGCCGCAACTACAGTTTTCACTCATATTCCAAAACGCGGCCGATAAGATATCGTTAATAGCGGCGTCATCAAGTACGGCATCATCAAAGACTATTTGTGGGCTTTTACCACCGCATTCTAAGACGATCTCTTTTAGATTGCTTTGGGCCGAGTATTGTAAGAACAGACGTCCGACCTCTGTTGAGCCGGTGAACGACACCATATCGACATCCATATGTTGACCAAGTGCTGCACCGACATTTTCACCAAGACCGCAGACCATTTGCAGCGCTTCTCTGGGCACGCCAGCTTCATAGGCAAGCTCGGTTAAACGGTAGGCAGATAAAGAGGTCAGCTCAGCGGGTTTAACAATGACGGAGTTGCCCATAATAAGAGCAGGGGCGACTTTCCAAGCGTACATTTGGGCTGGAAAGTTCCAAGGTAATACCGCACCAACGACACCAATTGGCTCTTGCACAATAAGTCCTAAAGCTGCGTTACCTGTCGGCGCGACTTTACCAAATACCTTATCAGCTGCTTCGGCATACCATTCAAAAGTCTCAATAGTCGCTGGCATGTCAGTGTTTAAGCATTCGGTAATCGGCTTGCCCGCATCCACACAATCTAATGCTGCCAGCTCTTCGAAATGCTCATGCATTAGTGCACACCAGCGCTGCATAACAGCCTTACGCTCAGCTGGGGCCAGACGACGCCATTCACCACTTTCAAAACTATCGCGGGCGATTTGCACGGCAGTATCGACATCATCGCTAGTACCCGAGGCAATCTGACCGATAACACTATTATCAATAGGCGTGTAATTGTCTAAAGTCGCTTCTGATAAATTATCAGCCGCTATTAAATGTCCAGCCCACAGCTGTTGCTGTTTTGCTTTCTCAAATACTTGCTCTTTAGTAGCTTGTTCTTTAGTGCTCATTTTTCTAATCCTTGTCTGCTAAGTTTGATGCCATCGATTCGAATTTTGAATACGGCATCAAATTTAGCGTTGGTTATCCTTAACTTTGTTTTTACTAAGCTGAGCTGAGTGCTATTTAGACAGTAGGGCTAAAAACTCTGCTTTTTCGTCTTCTGGCATGTCAGTTAATGGCACGCGCACTGAACCGACATCCATGGTGCCGTTTAAGCAGCCCGCTTTGGCCTTTTGGTTGTAGTTGCCAGATTCCATAGAATGAATAGCAGGATAAATCTCGCTCATAATTTGCTTGGCTTTATCCCAGTCGCCTTGCTGGGTGGCGTTAAATAATGCAACTTGCTCTGCTGGGAACACGTTCGCTGCGCCCGCAATCCAGCTTTTTGCACCCCAAAAGAAGAAATCAACGGGCTGATCATCACAGCCACAAACCACATCAAAGTCATCAAAATTAGCTTGCAGCATGCGTAGCGCATGACTAAAGTCGCCGCTACTTTCTTTTACGCCGACGATATTGGGGTGTTTAGCTAAATGAGCAACAGTGTCAAATTCAATAGCAACGCCGACACGATCAGGGAAGTTGTACATAATAATCGGCAGCTCACTGGCATCCGCAACTTTTTCGAAGTGAGCAATGATGCCATCTTGCTCAGGTAAGCTATAAGGGGTGGCAGATAGCATAAGGCCGTCATAACCTAGTGCTTTGGCTTGTGCGGCAAGCTCAATAGAGTGGTCAGTCGATAAACTATTGATACCAGCGATTAAGGTGACTTTATCCTTTGCGGCTTCGGCGATAGTGGTCAACACCAGCTCGCGCTCGTCTGCCGAAAATGTATAGTATTCACCTGTAGTACCACAAGCAACGATACCGGCTACGCCTTTTTCAATAAAGGCTTCGACCAGTATCGCTAATTTTTGCGCATCAATGTCGCCGTTGTTATCAAAAGGGGTGACGATTGGGACTAAAATTCCATTTATATTCATGAGACTATCCTTATTGGTGTTGATATTGTTGGTGATTTAATGGTTAATGATTCAATGATGAATCGGTTGATTTTTGCTTGGTTCATAACCGTTTAATAAATAGCTTATTTAAAGCGAGCCAGTTGATACGGTTTTGGATCGATAGTATGGTCTTCATCAAAATAGTATTCGGCAATCATTTGCGCACTAATGACGGCTTGCGTTAAACCTAAATGCTGATGACCAAAGCTTAAAAATACACGCTCGATTTTGTCGATGACGGGTAAGGAGTCTGCGGTTGATGGACGAAAACCCATCCATGACACGCTATCGCTAGCATCTAACGGCGCTTTTAACATAGGCTGCGCATGTTGTAGAAGTATTTGTGCTCGCTGCATATTGGCAGGTGCGTCAAGTCCTGCGTACTCCACCGTACCCGCCAAACGTAGTCCTTCTTGCATCGGGGTCATGACGAAGCGCCGATCCAAACTCGATACGGGAATCTGTAAGCGCGCGCTTTCATGAGGTAGCATCAAGTGATAACCACGTTCGGTATCTAAAGGGATGTTGACGCCTGTTAGTTGCTTGGCCAAGGCTTTAGAGTGGGCGCCTGCTGATAGCATCACTTTGGACGCTGTCATATCACCTTGACTGGTCGTTAAATGAATACCCTCTGCATCACTGGTCGCAGCAAGGACGCGGCAATGTTCAATGACATGACCACCTAGCTG
The nucleotide sequence above comes from Psychrobacter sp. P2G3. Encoded proteins:
- a CDS encoding alanine/glycine:cation symporter family protein; its protein translation is MEAIINTIVGYIWSDALVYLALGVGIYFTVMTRGVQFRYLKEMVRLLFDKQTSTQGISSFQAFSMALSGRIGVGNIAGVATAIAAGGPGAVFWMIVMGLLGGASAFIESTLAQVYKHTVDDQYRGGSPFYIERGLKMKPFAIVVAAVTCLSYGILVPGVQANTIADSFNTAFNIPPVATGFIIVALLAFIIFGGIKRIASFAGKVVPIMAIGYVLMMIIVLVFNASNLPAMFALIFKSAFGMDAVFGGIVGLAISWGVRRAVFSNVAGAGEATFSSAAAEVSHPAKQGLVQSFSIYIDTVLVCTATALMILSTGMYNVIPAEGLVLVENMPGIAAGTAFTQAAVSTVFTQYGSGFVAIAIFLFAFTCLIAYYYIAETTMVYLDSKMRYPILKPLLKIVFLIVCFSGSIQSVGMMWALGDIGFGSMCYLNFIAIVLLSKTALKVLKDYDEQMKLGLDPVFDPRKAGVENADFWIEYSDKHDKR
- a CDS encoding restriction endonuclease, producing the protein MSNITKLPAFGELLNAGIQTIKNLSTRNTIGRTVFYREFEKLAQIVADHKEINFISNHNVRHECHEGSPCYDEIVDLVLLCLSATGLIKEDRFSLVPNLNQNFANFITFDEKVTPKNIIRLDPFGKTYFWLSGNNFTQYVNEGIPNNDYIANLKRFDNKAFADLKKVNIAAYGKNGDVLINHLIDETQRRTSIFMNNYADATVGNDFVKVTPDMIMAQIESLSPLQFEWFCLKLIERSLEIESPESNLTSRHTGRSNDNGIDGLIIQDFPDGEVHNYYIQAKLYSAGNNISNGDLRNFVGAYPPQKTNHHGLFITTTSFTKPAQDYANSTDSHSLILIDQMNLIELMMQHKVGLKEVNARPKLLLDNDFFGKIKLY
- the dapA gene encoding 4-hydroxy-tetrahydrodipicolinate synthase gives rise to the protein MNINGILVPIVTPFDNNGDIDAQKLAILVEAFIEKGVAGIVACGTTGEYYTFSADERELVLTTIAEAAKDKVTLIAGINSLSTDHSIELAAQAKALGYDGLMLSATPYSLPEQDGIIAHFEKVADASELPIIMYNFPDRVGVAIEFDTVAHLAKHPNIVGVKESSGDFSHALRMLQANFDDFDVVCGCDDQPVDFFFWGAKSWIAGAANVFPAEQVALFNATQQGDWDKAKQIMSEIYPAIHSMESGNYNQKAKAGCLNGTMDVGSVRVPLTDMPEDEKAEFLALLSK
- a CDS encoding aldehyde dehydrogenase; translated protein: MSTKEQATKEQVFEKAKQQQLWAGHLIAADNLSEATLDNYTPIDNSVIGQIASGTSDDVDTAVQIARDSFESGEWRRLAPAERKAVMQRWCALMHEHFEELAALDCVDAGKPITECLNTDMPATIETFEWYAEAADKVFGKVAPTGNAALGLIVQEPIGVVGAVLPWNFPAQMYAWKVAPALIMGNSVIVKPAELTSLSAYRLTELAYEAGVPREALQMVCGLGENVGAALGQHMDVDMVSFTGSTEVGRLFLQYSAQSNLKEIVLECGGKSPQIVFDDAVLDDAAINDILSAAFWNMSENCSCGSRLLVHSSQKQALLEQLKNGLKGWKVGSPYDSDTAIGPMIEKAHFDKVSHYLRTAKDEGATIIAGGNIREDLGSGWYIEPTIFDDVTADMILFKEEVFGPLLAVTSFETEEEAIKLANETNYGLAASFYTQNIKRAYRVASSIKAGTVSINGFSEGDITTPFGGYKQSGFGGRDNGLEALSQYAQTKTIWLVN